AGCCGATTCGGCGTGGACACACCGGCTGATCGCCGAGCATCTGAGCGAAGACGGGATCTCCGCCTCACAGGTCGGACGGATCCTGGCCGATCTGGACCTCAAACCCCGCCGGGTCCGTGGCTGGCTGACCCGCCCCGCCGACCCGGACTTCTTCAGCAAGGCCGCCGACGTGTGTGACCTGTACCTGCACCAACCCCAAGACTCAATCGTGGTATGCGTCGATGAGAAGACCGCGATCGGCGCCCGCAGCCGCAAACACCCTGAGCAGCGCGCCCAGCCAGGCCGCGTGGCCCGACGCGAGTTCGAGTACATCCGCCACGGCACCGTGTCAATCATCGCCGCCCTCGACGTGCACAGCGGGCACGTCGTCACCGAACAAATCGCCAAGAACGACTCCGCGACGTTCATCGCGTTCCTGACCACGCGCGACGCGCACGTCGATCCGGCGCTGACGATCCACCTCGTGCTCGACAACGGATCGTCACACACATCGAAGGCCACCACGAAATGGCTGGCCGCACATCCTCGCTTCCAACCCCACTACACACCCAAACACGCGTCCTGGCTGGACCAAGCCGAGCTGTTCTTCTCGATCCTGACCCGCAGGCTGCTACGCCGCGGCGAGTTCACCTCCCGCCAGGACCTCGCCGACAAGATCGAAAACTTCACCATCGTCTACAACCGCACCGCCAAGCCCTACCGGTGGACCTACGACGGACGACCCCTCAAGGTCACCTGACCCCC
The nucleotide sequence above comes from Micromonospora sp. NBC_00389. Encoded proteins:
- a CDS encoding IS630 family transposase, producing the protein MHLRIVATVTGQLPEADSAWTHRLIAEHLSEDGISASQVGRILADLDLKPRRVRGWLTRPADPDFFSKAADVCDLYLHQPQDSIVVCVDEKTAIGARSRKHPEQRAQPGRVARREFEYIRHGTVSIIAALDVHSGHVVTEQIAKNDSATFIAFLTTRDAHVDPALTIHLVLDNGSSHTSKATTKWLAAHPRFQPHYTPKHASWLDQAELFFSILTRRLLRRGEFTSRQDLADKIENFTIVYNRTAKPYRWTYDGRPLKVT